A segment of the Meriones unguiculatus strain TT.TT164.6M chromosome 10, Bangor_MerUng_6.1, whole genome shotgun sequence genome:
GGTTTCCAATTTGAAGTAATTTAGGGTTCGAGCAAATACGCTACTTCCTGCCTGAGGCCACTCTTCCACCCAGTCTAGCAGAGGCCACGCCCCCGCgcccagccccgcccccgccgcccctCGTGATAGACCCTCCACCCGCACTCAGGACGTCCCGCCACAGAAGCCCCGCCCACCGAGGACGCCCCGCCCTTGTTCCCGGGACAGGCTTGACCCTAGCCAGTTGACACCTCACCTCCGCCCTTCCTCTCACGCACGCGGCCATGGCGGAACCCGAGTTGCAGCTGGTGGCGCGGCGCATCCGCAGCTTCCCCGACTTCCCCATCCCGGGCGTGCTGTTCAGGTGCGTCCACGAGCCGCCCAGGCGTTGGCGCTGCGTCCTCAGCCCTCCGGCGCAGGCGCGTGAGCTGTCTCCGGGATCTTGCGGGGCCTCCGCCCAGCCATACCCAAGTCACCATCCTGTGTTCCCAGGGATATCTCGCCCCTCCTGAAAGACCCGGACTCCTTCCGAGCTTCCATCCGTCTCCTGGCCAACCATCTGAAGTCCAAGCATGGCGGCAAAATCGACTACATCGCAGGCGAGTGTTCTTGCTAGGCCGTGCCCGTTCCCACTGTCAGGGCCGCCATCCCGTGTTCCCTTTTTCGTGTCACCCACACCCACCCCTCCTTTCTCTGACACTCCCAAGTTCCCTGTTCCTCTCTGCCTTGGTCCCATATTCACCCCGGATGACTGCGGAGTCTCCCACCCTCTGACCTCTGCTCTCAAAGCCTGTCCCTACTAGAGATGAACTCTGCTCTGTCCATGTgtgcagggccagctcttcctCTTAGGCCTGGAGCTTGGCTAGCACCCCGGCAGCAGGACTGGGAAGTGCACGTGTGTGTTCTGAGGATAACTTTGAGTCAGGCCCTGGAAACCCTCAGCCTCGGGATGGACATCCTTGCTAGTGGTCGCCTTGGGACAGCAAGGAGCGTGCCTGGGCAGGCCTCAAGCCCAGTAGCCTCCGGGGCTGtttatttctctctccccttGCACAAGCTCCAGGCTCCATGCGTGAGTTTCTGAAACACGCTAGGGTAGCTGAATGTCCACCAGGGGAGTccagagggagggtgggcacCCCAGGGTGGCCCTGGCAAATGCTCAGGGGCCAGAGTACTCGTGCCCACTTCACTTCCTGTTGGAACCCCCTGGCCATGCtccagaaatgagggtatgtatGCATCTTTCCACTTTAGCACAGGTCTGGAAGTGACCTGGAGTCAAAGGAACCCAAGGTGAAACTACACCAGGGGCCTTGAGCAAGACCTGCGCCGGCCCTCCTGGTCCAGAAGGCTGGCCCCGCAGCCTGGGATGCACCCTGTAGCTGAAATGCTCCGGGTAGATGCTGCATTTGAGCGTGGCCAGAGCCATCTCTATTATTGTCCTCTCTACCTCTGGCCTGTAGGCTATCACCCAGCTCCACCCAACACCTCTCCTCCCTTACCCTGACAGGCCTGGACTCCAGGGGCTTCCTGTTTGGCCCCTCCCTAGCTCAGGAGCTGGGCCTGGGCTGTGTGCTCATCCGAAAGCGTGGGAAGCTGCCGGGTCCCACTGTGTCAGCCTCCTACGCCCTAGAGTACGGGAAGGTAAGCGAGCTTTGGGTAGAGGAAGCACAGGGTCAGACCACTGCCTCGGATGTTTAGGAGTAAATGTTGGGGCTCAGAGAGGTTGAGACACCGGGCCAGG
Coding sequences within it:
- the Aprt gene encoding adenine phosphoribosyltransferase, with the translated sequence MAEPELQLVARRIRSFPDFPIPGVLFRDISPLLKDPDSFRASIRLLANHLKSKHGGKIDYIAGLDSRGFLFGPSLAQELGLGCVLIRKRGKLPGPTVSASYALEYGKAELEIQKDALEPGQKVVIVDDLLATGGTMCAACQLLGQLRAEVVECVSLVELTSLKGREKLGPVPFFSLLQYE